From Pseudomonas sp. AN-1:
GAGAGGAAGGCCTCGTCGGCGAGCAGGCGCTCGAGGACGGGACGCACTTCCGCGTCGGCATAGGGTCGGATGGCTTCGAACTCGCCCATTGGTGTCTCTTGACCAGGGAATCGGTGAGGGCGGCAACTGGAACTTCCGCCGGGTGGGGCGACAATTATAAACGAAGAGCATGGAGGGACGTGGATGCTGCAGAGCGAGCCCTACGAATGTCCCTGGTGCGGCGAGCCGGGCGAGGCGCTGCTCGACCTGTCGGGCGGCGACCAGTGCTACGTCGAGGATTGCGCGGTGTGCTGCCAGCCGATCGTCTTCGAGTTGCATACCGACGGGGTCCGCTGGACCCTGGAGCTGCGCCGGGAGGGCGACTGATGCAGCGGATTCACGAGCCGGTGAACCTGGGCGAGGGCGAACTGCTGG
This genomic window contains:
- a CDS encoding CPXCG motif-containing cysteine-rich protein yields the protein MLQSEPYECPWCGEPGEALLDLSGGDQCYVEDCAVCCQPIVFELHTDGVRWTLELRREGD